One Micromonospora craniellae genomic region harbors:
- a CDS encoding saccharopine dehydrogenase family protein: MAAERTYDVVLFGATGFTGELTAQYLARHAPAGLRWAIAGRNPDKLAAVRDRLAAITPALADLPLLTADVTDPASLRAVATQARVVASTVGPYVHHGEPLVAACAEAGTDYLDITGEPEFVDQMYLRHHAEATRSGARLVHACGFDSIPHDLGVWFTVKQLPAAVPITVDGYVRAGGRFSAGTYHSALTAFSRRAETSRVARERRAVEPRPADRRVRAIPGKLARSRDLPVWAVPLPTIDPQVVRRSAAARPEYGPDFRYRHFAAVKRLPTVLVAGAGLGALAGLTRLPPTRRWLLGRLASGQGPSAEQRATSWFTVRFVGTGGGQRVVTEVAGGDPGYDETAKMLAESALCLALDDLPATSGQVTPVTAMGDALLTRLTAAGLTFRVLSVKRDLQGRDPS, from the coding sequence ATGGCTGCGGAACGGACGTACGACGTCGTGCTGTTCGGGGCGACCGGGTTCACCGGTGAGCTGACCGCGCAGTACCTGGCCCGGCACGCGCCGGCCGGACTGCGCTGGGCGATCGCGGGGCGCAACCCGGACAAGCTGGCCGCCGTCCGGGACCGGCTGGCCGCGATCACGCCGGCATTGGCCGACCTGCCGCTGCTGACCGCCGACGTCACCGACCCGGCGTCGCTACGGGCGGTGGCCACGCAGGCCCGGGTGGTGGCCAGCACCGTCGGCCCGTACGTGCACCACGGGGAACCGCTGGTGGCGGCGTGTGCCGAGGCCGGCACCGACTACCTCGACATCACCGGCGAACCCGAGTTCGTCGACCAGATGTACCTGCGGCACCACGCCGAGGCGACCCGCAGCGGTGCCCGGCTCGTGCACGCCTGCGGCTTCGACTCGATCCCGCACGACCTGGGCGTCTGGTTCACCGTCAAGCAACTCCCGGCCGCCGTCCCGATCACCGTGGACGGCTACGTACGGGCGGGCGGCCGGTTCTCCGCCGGCACGTACCACTCGGCGCTGACCGCCTTCTCCCGGCGGGCCGAGACGTCCCGGGTGGCCCGCGAGCGGCGGGCCGTCGAACCCCGCCCTGCCGACCGCCGGGTCCGGGCCATACCGGGCAAGCTGGCCCGGTCGCGGGACCTGCCGGTCTGGGCGGTGCCGCTGCCGACCATCGACCCGCAGGTGGTGCGCCGTTCGGCGGCGGCCCGCCCCGAGTACGGGCCGGACTTCCGCTACCGGCACTTCGCGGCGGTGAAGCGCCTGCCCACCGTGCTGGTGGCGGGCGCCGGCCTGGGTGCGCTGGCCGGACTGACCCGGCTGCCCCCGACCCGGCGTTGGCTGCTCGGCCGGCTCGCCTCCGGCCAGGGCCCCAGCGCCGAACAGCGGGCCACGTCGTGGTTCACGGTCCGTTTCGTGGGCACCGGTGGCGGCCAGCGGGTGGTCACCGAGGTGGCCGGCGGTGACCCCGGCTACGACGAGACCGCCAAGATGCTCGCCGAGTCCGCCCTCTGCCTCGCCCTGGACGACCTGCCGGCCACGTCCGGCCAGGTCACGCCGGTGACCGCGATGGGCGACGCGCTGCTGACCCGACTCACCGCCGCCGGCCTCACCTTCCGCGTGCTTTCGGTGAAGCGTGACCTGCAAGGAAGGGACCCTTCCTAA
- a CDS encoding alcohol dehydrogenase catalytic domain-containing protein, producing the protein MRALCWTSGGDLAVRQVPDPELRNDHDVIVRVRRSAACGADLSLLAGQAPGPAPDDVLGHEFLGDVVETGTAVRRHRVGDRVVVCASVACGACWYCRRGLPACCDNGSTEPDAGEAEWGHPVAGCFGQPRAAGGFAGSHAEYVRVPYADVGAFTVPDSVGDDRALFASDAAPAGWMAADLGAVRPGDVVAVWGAGAVGQLTARAAGLLGAGRVVVVDRHPGRLLMARRHTGAEAIDLRHTDVLAELRELSGGRGPDVCVEAVGGAAEEPRSLADRFTGRRRAPEALREAVHACRKGGTVFVLNGGARLVDAFPIGAVVHKGLTVRGARQHGQRYIPMLLDRMARDELRTEHLATHHFPLERAAQGYALFRDRPDDCLRAVFTPHDQIDGRVGR; encoded by the coding sequence ATGAGGGCGTTGTGCTGGACCTCCGGCGGGGACCTGGCCGTACGCCAGGTCCCGGACCCGGAGTTGCGCAACGACCACGACGTGATCGTCCGGGTACGCCGCAGCGCCGCCTGCGGCGCCGACCTGTCGCTGCTCGCCGGACAGGCACCCGGTCCGGCCCCCGACGACGTGCTCGGCCACGAGTTCCTCGGTGACGTGGTGGAGACGGGAACGGCGGTCCGCCGGCACCGGGTCGGCGACCGGGTGGTGGTCTGCGCCTCGGTGGCCTGCGGCGCCTGCTGGTACTGCCGGCGCGGGCTGCCCGCGTGCTGCGACAACGGCAGCACCGAGCCGGACGCCGGGGAGGCGGAGTGGGGGCATCCGGTGGCCGGCTGCTTCGGCCAGCCCCGGGCCGCCGGTGGCTTCGCCGGCAGCCACGCCGAGTACGTGCGGGTGCCGTACGCCGACGTCGGGGCGTTCACCGTGCCGGATTCCGTCGGCGACGACCGGGCCCTGTTCGCCTCGGACGCCGCCCCGGCCGGCTGGATGGCCGCCGACCTGGGCGCGGTACGCCCCGGGGACGTGGTGGCCGTCTGGGGAGCGGGCGCCGTCGGCCAACTGACCGCCCGCGCGGCCGGGTTGCTCGGCGCCGGCCGGGTGGTGGTCGTCGACCGGCATCCGGGTCGGCTGCTGATGGCCCGGCGGCACACCGGCGCGGAGGCCATCGACCTACGCCACACCGACGTGCTGGCGGAGCTGCGCGAACTCAGCGGCGGACGGGGGCCGGACGTCTGCGTGGAGGCGGTCGGCGGCGCGGCCGAGGAACCCCGGTCCCTGGCGGACCGGTTCACCGGACGCCGCCGGGCGCCCGAGGCGCTCCGCGAGGCGGTGCACGCCTGCCGCAAGGGCGGCACCGTCTTCGTGCTCAACGGCGGTGCGCGCCTCGTCGACGCGTTCCCGATCGGCGCGGTGGTGCACAAGGGGCTCACCGTGCGCGGAGCGCGCCAGCACGGCCAGCGGTACATCCCGATGCTGCTGGACCGGATGGCCCGCGACGAGCTGCGTACCGAGCACCTGGCCACCCACCACTTCCCGCTGGAGCGGGCGGCCCAGGGGTACGCGCTGTTCCGCGACCGCCCCGACGACTGCCTGCGGGCCGTGTTCACCCCGCACGATCAAATCGACGGCCGGGTCGGTAGATGA